A part of Salmo salar chromosome ssa18, Ssal_v3.1, whole genome shotgun sequence genomic DNA contains:
- the LOC123728756 gene encoding uncharacterized protein, with the protein MNCFLKTFFIAFSHHVFFYVVESSVLPTFTVVLNETVTLPFSGSCDGIIEWKHRYESESAGVTHTTVATLYRGDFTPGVGFENRVKHGDGDLYLNITSVVFNDMGWFECHCGETQEDVKVVVLAPIVVGQPAYIGSNFQLNFYILTKKQTPDSEVNIYCKKDGQTVLNVTAGNIIYGPRFENWDSGSNDDYRQGHISLPLTDLRRSDQGTYLCFFGPDKQRGNPEAVTVTPKEKHCDDTGRPTMVVVVVLVIILAAVVFNFLGGKLKETMAAWFKGNCLRSQFSPCPEGEQGGEHLSVTISEGESETEEDRTGTRTCCVPFAPACIIRALSEPPSTPGLVTNGTNGPPSSPGLVTNATDGPPSTPGLVTKATDGPPSTPGLVTNGTNGPPSTPDLVTNATDGPPSTPGLVTKATDGPPSTPGLVTNGTNGPPSTPGLVTNGTDGPPSTPGLVTKATNGPPSTPGLVTNGTDGPPSTPGLVTKATDGPPSTPGLVTKATDGPPSTPGLVTKSTDGPPSTPGLVSKATDGTPSTPGLVTNGTDGPPSTPDLVTNGTD; encoded by the coding sequence TTTTTCCCACCATGTGTTTTTCTACGTTGTGGAATCCTCCGTGCTTCCTACATTTACAGTGGTTTTGAATGAGACTGTCACACTCCCCTTCTCTGGATCATGTGATGGTATTATTGAATGGAAGCATCGCTATGAGAGTGAATCAGCAGGTGTTACACACACCACGGTCGCTACACTGTACCGAGGAGATTTCACACCTGGAGTGGGCTTTGAGAACAGGGTTAAACACGGGGATGGAGACCTCTATCTCAACATCACCTCTGTTGTATTTAATGACATGGGGTGGTTTGAGTGTCACTGTGGTGAGACTCAAGAAGATGTAAAAGTTGTAGTTTTAGCCCCCATTGTTGTAGGCCAACCTGCTTACATTGGATCTAATTTTCAACTCAACTTCTATATCTTAACTAAAAAACAAACTCCTGACAGTGAGGTAAACATCTACTGCAAAAAGGATGGACAGACTGTTCTGAATGTCACGGCAGGGAATATAATCTATGGCCCTCGGTTTGAGAACTGGGATTCTGGGTCCAACGATGATTACAGACAGGGACACATTTCCCTCCCCCTCACTGACCTACGCCGTTCTGATCAGGGGACATACCTGTGTTTCTTCGGCCCTGACAAACAGAGAGGAAATCCAGAAGCTGTTACTGTCACTCCCAAAGAGAAGCACTGTGACGACACAGGAAGGCCaacaatggtggtggtggttgttttgGTGATCATCCTAGCTGCTGTTGTTTTCAATTTTCTTGGAGGTAAATTGAAAGAAACAATGGCTGCGTGGTTTAAAGGGAATTGTTTGAGATCTCAGTTCAGTCCCTGTCCAGAAGGTGAACAGGGTGGGGAGCATCTCTCTGTCACCATAAGTGAAGGTGAATCAGAGACAGAAGAAGACAGGACTGGGACAAGGACATGTTGTGTCCCCTTTGCACCTGCTTGTATCATCAGAGCTCTGTCagaacctccctctaccccaggccTTGTTACCAATGGTACTAATGGACCTCCCTCTAGCCCAGGCCTTGTTACCAATGCTACTGatggacctccctctaccccaggccttgttaccaaggctactgatggacctccctctaccccaggccTTGTTACCAATGGTACTAatggacctccctctaccccagacCTTGTTACCAATGCTACTGatggacctccctctaccccaggccttgttaccaaggctactgatggacctccctctaccccaggccTTGTTACCAATGGTACTAATGGACCTCCTTCCACCCCAGGCCTTGTTACCAATGGTACTGatggacctccctctaccccaggccTTGTTACCAAGGCTACTAatggacctccctctaccccaggccTTGTTACTAATGGTACTGatggacctccctctaccccaggccttgttaccaaggctactgatggacctccctctaccccaggccttgttaccaaggctactgatggacctccctctaccccaggccTTGTTACCAAGTCTACTGatggacctccctctaccccaggccTTGTTTCCAAGGCTACTGATGGAACTCCCTCTACCCCAGGCCTTGTTACCAATGGTACTGatggacctccctctaccccagacCTTGTTACCAATGGTACTGATTGA